In Terriglobia bacterium, the following are encoded in one genomic region:
- the ispH gene encoding 4-hydroxy-3-methylbut-2-enyl diphosphate reductase produces the protein MTDNDQKSLLLLKPRGFCAGVVRAIDIVRIALETFGPPIYVRKEIVHNRYVVEELSAKGAIFVDGVDEVPTGERVIYSAHGVAPEVRKASELRNLRVIDATCPLVTKVHVEAVRFAKEGYSLILIGHRDHDEVIGTLGEAPGVTQVVGSAREVENLHVPDPNRVAYLTQTTLSLDETRDIVEALEIKFPNIRGPLAQDICYATENRQTAVKHIASEVDLLLVVGSDNSSNSKRLVEVAGSLRTPAYLIENYRAIKSEWLEAVRNVAVTAGASAPECLVEEVVQYLRGRGYTNLREVEVMPENVRFGLPPEIVEAIGSAPATVAAE, from the coding sequence ATGACTGACAACGACCAGAAGTCGCTTTTGCTGCTGAAGCCACGTGGCTTTTGCGCCGGCGTGGTGCGCGCCATTGATATCGTGCGCATCGCGCTGGAAACCTTTGGGCCGCCGATTTACGTCCGCAAGGAGATTGTCCATAACCGCTACGTGGTAGAGGAACTCTCCGCCAAGGGCGCAATCTTTGTGGACGGCGTGGACGAGGTTCCGACGGGCGAGCGGGTTATCTACAGCGCGCACGGCGTTGCGCCCGAAGTTCGCAAGGCCAGCGAGTTGCGCAACCTGCGGGTGATCGACGCCACCTGCCCGCTGGTGACGAAAGTCCACGTCGAGGCGGTTCGCTTCGCCAAAGAGGGCTACTCGCTGATCCTGATCGGCCATCGCGACCACGACGAGGTGATCGGCACCCTGGGAGAAGCGCCCGGCGTGACCCAGGTGGTCGGCTCGGCGCGAGAGGTCGAGAACTTGCATGTGCCGGACCCGAACCGGGTTGCGTACCTCACGCAGACCACTCTCAGCCTGGACGAGACGCGCGACATCGTCGAGGCGCTGGAAATAAAGTTTCCCAATATCAGGGGACCGCTCGCGCAGGACATCTGCTACGCCACCGAGAATCGCCAGACCGCGGTGAAGCACATCGCCAGCGAGGTGGATTTGCTGCTGGTGGTGGGATCGGATAACAGCTCCAACTCCAAGCGCCTGGTCGAGGTCGCGGGAAGCCTGCGTACGCCGGCTTACTTGATCGAAAACTACCGCGCCATCAAGTCGGAGTGGCTGGAGGCGGTGAGAAATGTGGCCGTAACTGCGGGAGCGTCGGCGCCGGAGTGCCTGGTGGAAGAGGTGGTCCAATACCTCCGCGGCAGGGGTTATACCAACCTCCGGGAAGTGGAAGTGATGCCGGAAAACGTCCGCTTTGGACTGCCGCCGGAGATCGTCGAGGCGATCGGCAGCGCTCCGGCCACGGTGGCGGCAGAATAA